From the Rhizomicrobium palustre genome, the window CGCGGGCGGCGTCGGCAACGACGGCGGAAAGGAAATAGTCACAGCGGCACCTGCAGGCTTGCGGCCCAAGGCTAGCCTTCCAAATCTTAATAACCCGATGCCGCTTGGCTAAGCGGTTCCCGCATTGGTGGCGGGTTTGTCTTGAAACCGCTCAATCTTGGGACAAGGCCCTTTTGGCCCCGCGCCGGCCTCGCTAGGGTGCGGTCCTCAAAAGGACCTTCCCATGCGGACCAAACTTCTCGGCGCGGCGGCGCTTTCTGTTCTCGCGCTGGTGCTCTCGGCCTGTGGCGGCGGCGGGGAGCGGATGCCGGTGCATGTGGGCGAGGAGTGGCACGGGCCGATTCTGATCCTGCGCCGCTATGCCGGGCCAGATGGCTATCTCACCCGCAAGCAATTGGAGGAGGGGCTGCGCAAGGATTTCGACGCTGCCGACCTCAACCATGATGGCGTGCTGCAGCCGGACGAGGCGCGGGTGGTAAATCAGGCGCGCTGGAAAGAGGATCAATCGGCGATTTCGCCGCTGCAGGATTGGAATGGCGATGGGGTGATTGACTTCAATGAGTTCGCCGCCACCGCCCGGGCTCTGTTCAACCAGGTGGACCGGGACGGTAATGGCGTCCTGACGCCGCAGGAGCTGCGAATCTCCGGCAAGGATGGGACGAAAACCGGCCCCGATGACGCTCCCCAAGACGGAAAACAGGGGGCTCCGGAGCGCGAACACCGCCGCGGCGGCCACGGAACAGCGGGATAATGCTGGGTAATTCGCGCTAAACGGGCCAATTTGCGCGGTATCAGCCGGTCTTTCCAAAAAAAATGGCGAGAGGGCAAAAAGAGCTAATCGCCTGCTTGACTTAGGAAAGCTGGCCCCCTACATCAGCGCTCCTTCGCGGGGACACCTCGCGAAACCGCCCGCGGGGGCGTAGCTCAGTTGGTTAGAGTGACGGCCTGTCACGCCGTAGGTCGCGGGTTCGAGCCCCGTCGCTCCCGCCATTAACTTCCAAGGGAAGTTAATGTTTTCAAAGGTGGTTCTGGAATTTTCCAGCCCCCCTCCACGTTCAGCACCGCGACCGCTGAACGCCAAATCCCTGGTCAGATATGCCCTCAACCCATCGCCGTTGCGGCGGGTGTCTTACTTTCGAAGACCTGCGCGGCGCATCAGCCCTCAGCGGTAAGGGCTTGAATGCCATTGCACAATAAATATGATAAATGCATGGCTGCCGCAGCGAAGAACGGCAGCGGCCTCGAGCGCGCAGGTACAGGGCCGTCTCCGGGGAGCCTAAAACAGGGAAGGGAAGAAAAGTGCCAGATTTTCATAATAAGCTGGAACGGAGTCGTCTTGTGCGTGGCATGCGGACGATCGTCTCCGCAGCGGCTTTGGGGGCTATGGTAGCAAGCGGTGCCGTCGCTGCGGAGGCGCCCCGGATTGTCCAAAAAGATGGCCGTCATGCGTTGTTGGTAGATGGAAAGCCCTTCCTGATGCTGGGCGGGCAAATTCACAACTCCAGCGCTTGGCCGGTCGAATTGGGACAGGTCTGGGAATCGGCCGCAGCCCTGCACGCCAATACGGTTGAAGCCCCTATTTATTGGGAGCAGTTCGAACCGCAGCAGGGGCATTTCGACACCACCAATATCGATGCGCTGATCAAAGGCGCGCGCGCCCATAACCTGCATTTGGTTCTTCTCTGGTTCGGAACCTGGAAGAACGGCAACATGCATTATGTGCCTTCCTGGGTGAAGGAGGATAGCAAGCGCTTCCCGCGCACAATCCGCCCCGATGGTGAGCCCCTTGATGTGCTTTCTCCGCTGGGGCGCAACACGCTCGCGGCCGATAAGGCTGCCTTTGTGGCCCTTATGAACCATCTCAAGAAAGTGGATGGCGACGAACACACCGTGCTGGTGGTTCAGGTGGAAAATGAATCGGGCAATATCGGCAGCGTGCGCGACAATTCACCTGAGGCCAATGCACTGTTTGCCAGTCAGGTTCCTGCTGATCTTCTCGCGGCGGCGCATAAGTCTGCAGGGACCTGGAAAGAGGTCTTCGGCAGCGAGGCGGATGAAACCTTCCAGGTTTATTATCAGGCTAAATACATCAATGAAATCGCGGCGGCCGGCAAAGCCGTGTTCAACATTCCCTATTCGATCAATGTCTGGGTGTCTTATCCGCCTAACGCGCTCGCGCAACGCGCCGTGGAGCAGCCGGGCATAGGCTATCCCAGCGGCGGAGCGGTTCAGAAAATGGTCGGCTTGTGGAAGGCTCTTGCGCCATCCATCGATGTTATCGGGCCGGACATCTATGGCGATGGGCGCGATTTTGTCGAAAACCTGCTACAGACTTATGCACGCCCGGACAATCCTCTGATGATCCCTGAAATTGGGCGCAGCGATAATTTCGCAAAGATCTTCTATAAGGCGCTTGGTCATGGCGCGATCGGCTTTGCACCCTTCGGTATCGACCGGACAGGCTGGAACATTCTGGGCGACGAAGCCTGGCCCGCACATGCGCGCAATTTCCGGCTTTTCGCCCCGATGAGCCGCGAAGTCGCCAAGCTGGAATTCGAAGGCAAGGTGAAGACCGCTGTCGAGGAACCCGGTAAGCCCACGCAGGAAATTGATTTCGGCGAGTGGCAGGCGACGGTCGCCTATGGCTATCCGCAACGGGATGGCGAGACCCCGCCAGGTACAAAAGACCATCATGGCGCGGCCTTCATCGCCCAGCTTGGACCGGACGAATTTCTGGTTACGGGCCTAGATGCCAGTGTGATCTTTCATTTGAAGGATAAGAAGCCTTGGATGCGCAGCCAGTTCGTCACGGTGGAGCAGGGTAGCTTTGAGAAAGGCGTCTGGAAGCCGGTGCGGCTTTGGAATGGCGACGAAACCGATCGCGGCCTTTGCTTCCACCAAGACGTCGAAGTCGTGCGCGTGAAAATGCAGAAATTCTAAAAACTTGCGCTGAGGGCGATGGTTTACGCCCTGTAGATCAACAGATACTCGATGGCCGAGTGCGAAAGCGCTCGGCCATTTTCTATTTAACACGCGTGCGTGCGCCGTTAACCGCCAGCCGATTTGCGTCAGAAGATATCTGCTTAGCGCAACTGAACTTTACAACCCTGGCAACGAAGGGGCGGGCAGGCTGAGCTAGCCTGAGCCTGACCCTCTGTTTGCGCAAGGGCGCCCGTCCCACGGGCGGCGTTCCCGATTTGGCGTTCAGGGTTCGTGCCGGGACGACCCGGTTTGCGCTCCTCACCGCCGGGACGGCCCGGCTCCATTTTGGAGATCGCCTTGGGCCAGAACGAACCAACGCCCGAAGAGTATCGCGCACGCTATTTTGCGTTGAAAGCGCAGGCTCAACTTGCCAATGCTTCGCGCCCCGCCGCCAAACGGCTCGAAAATCCTACTGTGCTGCCGCCCGAACTGATTGGGGTCGAGGAGATAATCCCGCCGGGCTGGTATTGGACCGGGCGTATCGCGCGCGGGCAATCGCTGCGCCTGATCAATGCGGAAGCCTCAGCGGGCGTCGCCGCGTTGTTCTGGAATGCGCATGACACCTCTGAGCGGCTCAATCCCGGCGATACGGTGAAGGTACAGTGGACGGCGCGGATATCTCGCGGGCATCTTCTACTGTCGGATATGGGCCGAGCGATCGCCTCCATAACTGAGGACACTTGCGGCTACGCAGATCTGATTGCCAACGGCACCACACGCAAGGCCTTAGAGCGCAAATACGGCGCTGATGTCTATCGCCGTAACAGCCATGACAATTTCATTCTGGCGGCTGCAAAGCACGGGCTGAGTGAGCGCGATGTTGGGCCCTGCATCAGTTTCTTTGCGCCGGTGGTGACCGACGAAGCGGGAAATTTCTTCTGGAATGCCGATGCGTTGAAGCCGGGCGCATATGTCGATCTGCGCGCAGAGATGGATCTCATCGTTGCTCTTTCCAATTGTCCGCATCTTTTGAGCGGCGGAGTGGAGGCAAAGCCGGTGCGCCTGCAAATCTGGAATTCGCCCCCCGCGCAGTTGGACGACTTCAACCGCACTGCCACTGAGGAAACGGTGCGCGCCTTCGAAAACACAGATGCCTATCTCGCTGGATATTGAGGAGACAGAAGATGACTCTTTCCACCTCCACTCTTGATCCGGCCAAGGCTGTTTACGACCAGTCGGTTCCGGCGCGCGCGCCGTGGTCGCATCTGATTAAAAAAGGGCAAATACTGCGCATTGTCGATGCTAAAGGCCAACAAGCGGTGGACACGTTGTTTTATAGCGCCGAAAAGCCGGAAGAGCGCTACAGCGCCCAGGACACGCTGGCCGAACAGGGCTCTGCGTATGTCACCACCGGCACGCGGCTGATTTCCAATGCCGGAAATCTCATGGCAACGGTCATCGCTGATACGAGTGGTGATCACGATACATCGGCAGGGGCGTGCAGTTGCGAAGCCAACACGGTTCGTTTCGGGCATCAGACCAAATACATGCATGCATGCCGGGAGAATTTCGTGGTCGCACTCGCCGGCCATGCCATGAGCAAGCGCGATATCGTCTCCAACATCAACTTCTTCATGAATGTTCCAGTGCTTCCCAATGGCGAACTCGCGATTGTGGATGGCATGTCTAAGCTAGGCGACTATGTTGAAATCCGGGCCGAGATGGATGTGATCTGCGCCATTTCCAACTGTCCGCAGGTGAACAATCCTTGTAATGGCTTCAACCCCACTCCAATCCAAATATTAATCTGGGATGGCCCTGCCTGAATCATGTTCAAAACGGTCCTCATCGCTAATCGTGGAGAGATTGCCGGCCGCATCATTCGCACGCTCGATAAGATGGGTATTGCGAGTGCTGTGGCTGCTTCCGATGCGGACCGTTTCACCCCGCCTATGTTGGCTGTTGGGCGCGTTATCCGGCTGGGCGGTGGCGGCGTTCAGGATACCTACCTCGATGCCGACAAGATAATCGCGGCGGCGCAAGCGGCAGGTGCAGATGCGGTGCACCCCGGCTATGGTTTTCTGTCCGAAAATGCCGATTTTGCGGAGCGTCTGAACCGCTCAGGTATCACCTTTATCGGGCCAAGGCCGGAACATATCCGCGCCTTTGGTTTGAAACATAGCGCGCGAGAAATTGCTTTGGCTTGTGGCGTGCGGTTGCTGCAGGGCAGCGGCGTGCTTCGCCACTTTGATGAGGCGATGGCTGAGGCGGCACGTATTGGCTATCCGGTGATGCTGAAAAGCACCGCTGGCGGCGGTGGCGTCGGCATGCAGCTTTGCCATTCGCCCGAAGAGCTAGCAGATCGGTTTGATCGCGTGGCGCGGCTCGCGGCGAGCAATTTCGGTGATGGCAGACTTTATATAGAGCGTTATGTGGCCAGCTCGCGGCATATCGAGGTGCAGATCTTCGGCGATGGTAAGGGCGGTGTTGTCACCTTGGGGGAGCGTGATTGTTCCTTGCAGCGGCGCCATCAAAAAGTGGTGGAGGAGGCACCGGCCCCCAATCTTTCTCAATCTCTCCGCCGGTATGTGCACGACGCCGCCATCGCGCTTGCGCGTCATGTCAATTATGCTTCCGCGGGTACGGTCGAGTTTGTTTATGATGTGGAACGCGCTGAAGCCTATTTCCTCGAAATGAATACACGCCTTCAGGTCGAGCACCCGATAACAGAAGAATTGTATGGCGTCGATCTCGTGGAATGGATGCTGCGGCAAGCTGCAGGTGAACTCGTCCTGCCGAACCAGGAAAGCCTGGTTCCGAGGGGCGCGGCGATAGAGGTGCGGCTATATGCAGAAGATGCCGTCCACGATTTCCGTCCTTCGACCGGCACCATTACGGCCGTTCAATGGCCGGAAGGTACGCGGGTGGAAAGCTGGGTAGCGCCCGGTGTGGACGTATCGCGATACTACGATCCCATGCTCGCCAAGCTGATTACGCATGGCGAAAGTCGTGATATAGCTTTGGAAAAAATGCGTGCTGCACTGGCGGAAACAAAGCTCTGGGGCATCACAAACAATCTTTCCTATCTCGATGCGACGCTGTCGATGGAGGCATTTGTCGCGGGTGAGGTGGTAACCTCGAGCCTAAGCCACTTGGCATTTAGCCCTGGTGTTGTCGAAGTGATTGCTCCTGGAACCTTTACCGGCCTGCAGGACTGGCCGGGGCGCTTGGGGTATTGGTCTGTCGGAGTTCCGCCATCCGGGCCGATGGATGATCGCGCCCATTGTATCGTCAATCAAATCGTCGGCAACGCATCTGGCGCTGCTGCCCTGGAATGCACCTTAACCGGTCCAACTTTGCGATTTGGGCATGATTGTGTGATCGCGCTGGGCGGCGCAAAGATGCAGGCGATGCTGGATGGCCTGCCTGTTCCATATTGGCAGGCTATCGAAGTGCGTGCGGGGCAGGTACTCAGTTTAGGAGAAATCCAAGGCCCCGGGATGCGCAGCTATATCGCTGTGCGTGGCGGTTTTGACGCGCCACTCTATCTTGGGGCACGCGCGAGCTTTGCGTTGGGCGAATTCGGCGGGCCTGCGACCGGAATCTTGAAGGCGGGGCAACAGCTTTCCTTTGCGCAAGATTTCGTGGAGGGCCCGCCCGCCGTTGTGAGTGATATCCCTCAACTCACCCGCAACTGGGATATTGCTGTTCATTATGGACCTCATGGCGCGCCGGAGTTTTTCGCGCCAGATGATATCGATGATCTTTTCTCGGCCGAGTACGAGGTTCATTTCAACAGTGCGCGCACTGGCATTCGCTTGATTGGTCCTCAGCCGCGTTGGACGCGTGCGGATGGCGGCGAGGCGGGGCTGCATCCCTCCAATATTCACGACAATGCTTACGCTATCGGCGCGATTGATTTTACTGGCGACATGCCAATTATTCTCGGCCCGGATGGCCCAAGTCTGGGCGGCTTCGTTTGTCCTGCCGTGGTGGCGAAAGACGAACTGTGGAAGCTCGGCCAGCTTCGCCCCGGCGATAAGCTCCACTTTCATCCTGTTGATCATGTCACTCGCAAACCCATAAAGCCGAAATCGGATCGTCTACGTGAGCTTCCGGATGTGGTTGTGCGCCGGGCAGGTGACGAAAACATTCTGGTCGAATTCGGCCCTATGGCGGTTGACTTTGCGAGCCGTCTGAAAGCGCATCTATTGATGCAAAGCCTGCAATACGAGAAGGGCCTTATCGACTGCACGCCAGGAATCCGCTCTCTTCAGATTCATTACAACAGCGAAGTGTGGCGCGAGGATAAGCTCCTCGACGCGATTAGCGAACGTGTCGCCGCTTTGCCTTCGCCCGAAAGCGTCATAGTGCCAAGCCGCATTGTGCATCTGCCGCTCTCCTGGAATGATCCATATACCCAGCTTGCGATGCGAAAATATCAAGAGTTGGTGCGGCCCAATGCGCCGTGGTGTCCGGACAACATAGAGTTCATTCGTCGCATCAACGGGCTTTCGTCTGAAGCTGAAGTTCAGCGCGTGCTCTTCGACGCATCTTACCTTGTGCTTGGGCTTGGCGACGTCTATCTCGGCGCACCGGTGGCAACTCCGCTTGATCCGCGCCATCGCCTAGTGACCACAAAGTACAATCCGGCGCGCACCTGGACTCCGGAAAACGCGGTAGGAATTGGCGGCGCTTATCTTTGTGTTTATGGCATGGAAGGGCCTGGTGGCTATCAGCTTGTCGGACGCACCATTCAGATGTGGAACCGCTGGCGAAAGACGGCGTGCTTCGAAGAGCCATGGCTGTTGCGCTTCTTTGATCAGATCCGCTTCTTCCAGGTTTCGACAGCTGAGCTTGCCGAGGCGCGTGAAGCTTTCCCGCATGGCGCTTACCCCTTGCGGATCGAGACCTCGACCTTCTCGCTCGCCGCGCATCGGGAGTTTCTCTCCACGCATGCAGACTCCATTACAGCGTTCAAATACTGTCAGCAAAAAGCGTTCGAAATAGAACGGCAGCGCTGGTGCGACGATGGACTGGATATTTTGGTGGCCAACGGGGCCGCTGCAGATAGCGATGAAGCCATTCCGGTCGGTGCAACGCCGGTTTATGCGTCTACGGCAGGATCTGTTTGGAAACTGGAAACGGCACCAGGAGCCCATGTCGCCGCCGGTACAACAATTCTCATCACAGAGACCATGAAAATGGAAATCGCTGTTACAGCACCCTGTAGCGGCAAGCTGCTGCAGTTGCGCTGCCAGCCCGGGCAAGTGGTGCAAGCCGGACAACTTCTGGCACTGATCGGAGTGACTTGATGCAAGCCATAACTCTTGCCGGTTTGAAGGCGACGTATGCCAAAGGGACACGTGTAAGCGATGTGATGGCGGAGGTGCTGCGCCGTATCGATAGCTATAAAGATCCCGCGGTTTGGATTTCCCGTGCCAGCTCGGAGGCGGTCATGGCCCGTTCGGCGGCACTCGACGCAGATCCTTCGGCGCGCGCATTGTCGCTTTTCGGTGTGCCCTTTGCTGTAAAGGACAATATCGATTGTGCCGGCTTTCCCACAACGGCGGGTTGCCCGTCCTTCGCTTACGCGCCATCGGAAAATGCAACTGTAGTGGAGAAGCTGCTTGCGGCGGGCGCGATTTTGCTGGGAAAGACAAATCTCGATCAGTTTGCAACCGGTTTGGTCGGCACGCGTTCGCCTTATGGTGCGCCGCGCTCGGTGTATGATACGCGGTATATTTCGGGCGGCTCGAGTTCCGGCTCGGCTGTTGCGGTGGCGGCCGGTTTGGCGGCGTTTGCGCTCGGCACGGATACGGCGGGCTCGGGCCGTGTGCCAGCTGCCTTCAACAACATTGTTGGGCTCAAGCCGACGCGCGGGCGGCTTTCAGCACGCGGTGTTGTTCCAGCCTGTCGCAGCCTCGATTGTGTTTCGATATTTGCTAATACGGTAGGTGACGCGGCAATCATTGCAGCAGTGGCTGAAGGTTTTGATGCGGCTGATCCCTTTTCGCGGCCCATGCCCGCCGTGCTCGCGCCACCGGATGCGTTCCGGTTCGGCGTGCTACCAGTCGCCTCGCGCGATTTTCTCGGTGATGTGGGGTGTGCCGCGCTTTACGACGCGGCGATTGCGAGGCTTGTCTCTTGCGGTGGTACGCCGGTGGAGTTCGATTATGCGCCGTTCCGAGATGCTGCGGAACTTTTATATGATGGTGCTTGGGTGGCCGAGCGGACGGCGGCTGTTGGTGATTTCCTCGATGCCCACGAATCCGGTTTGGATCCGGTGGTGAAGGCGATCGTTGCCAGCGGGCGCCGGTTCAGTGCTGTAGATGCTTTCACAGGCAGTTATCGGCTTGCCGAATGCCGCAATAGGGCCGATGCGGAATGGGAGAAGATGGATCTCATGCTTCTTCCTACAGCGGCTGTGCATTATACCCTTGATGAAATCACCGCGGATCCTATTCGAAGGAATAGCCATCTCGGGCGTTTCACCAATTGGGTCAATCTTCTTGATGCTTCCGCCATCGCGGTGCCCGCGGGGTTTCGCGACAATGGCTTGCCTTTCGGCATTACTCTGCTGGCACCTGCGGGTGGGGAGGTCGGGCTTACAAATTTGGCGCAGCGCTTTCACGCTGCCAGCGCAACTGGGGCGGGGCTATCGCGCACGCCGGTCACGGTTGAGCCGTTGTCGCTGCTAGATAAG encodes:
- a CDS encoding urea amidolyase associated protein UAAP2, encoding MTLSTSTLDPAKAVYDQSVPARAPWSHLIKKGQILRIVDAKGQQAVDTLFYSAEKPEERYSAQDTLAEQGSAYVTTGTRLISNAGNLMATVIADTSGDHDTSAGACSCEANTVRFGHQTKYMHACRENFVVALAGHAMSKRDIVSNINFFMNVPVLPNGELAIVDGMSKLGDYVEIRAEMDVICAISNCPQVNNPCNGFNPTPIQILIWDGPA
- a CDS encoding urea amidolyase associated protein UAAP1, which produces MGQNEPTPEEYRARYFALKAQAQLANASRPAAKRLENPTVLPPELIGVEEIIPPGWYWTGRIARGQSLRLINAEASAGVAALFWNAHDTSERLNPGDTVKVQWTARISRGHLLLSDMGRAIASITEDTCGYADLIANGTTRKALERKYGADVYRRNSHDNFILAAAKHGLSERDVGPCISFFAPVVTDEAGNFFWNADALKPGAYVDLRAEMDLIVALSNCPHLLSGGVEAKPVRLQIWNSPPAQLDDFNRTATEETVRAFENTDAYLAGY
- the atzF gene encoding allophanate hydrolase: MQAITLAGLKATYAKGTRVSDVMAEVLRRIDSYKDPAVWISRASSEAVMARSAALDADPSARALSLFGVPFAVKDNIDCAGFPTTAGCPSFAYAPSENATVVEKLLAAGAILLGKTNLDQFATGLVGTRSPYGAPRSVYDTRYISGGSSSGSAVAVAAGLAAFALGTDTAGSGRVPAAFNNIVGLKPTRGRLSARGVVPACRSLDCVSIFANTVGDAAIIAAVAEGFDAADPFSRPMPAVLAPPDAFRFGVLPVASRDFLGDVGCAALYDAAIARLVSCGGTPVEFDYAPFRDAAELLYDGAWVAERTAAVGDFLDAHESGLDPVVKAIVASGRRFSAVDAFTGSYRLAECRNRADAEWEKMDLMLLPTAAVHYTLDEITADPIRRNSHLGRFTNWVNLLDASAIAVPAGFRDNGLPFGITLLAPAGGEVGLTNLAQRFHAASATGAGLSRTPVTVEPLSLLDKGVDLFVVGAHLSDMPLNKELRDLKARFVTAAQTAPDYELYALANTTPPKPGMVRAPSADAASIAGEVWRLTPEAFGRFVAKIPTPLGIGKIHLSDGSEVSGFLCEPIALQGARNITSFGGWRAFIASMTSI
- a CDS encoding 5-oxoprolinase/urea amidolyase family protein → MFKTVLIANRGEIAGRIIRTLDKMGIASAVAASDADRFTPPMLAVGRVIRLGGGGVQDTYLDADKIIAAAQAAGADAVHPGYGFLSENADFAERLNRSGITFIGPRPEHIRAFGLKHSAREIALACGVRLLQGSGVLRHFDEAMAEAARIGYPVMLKSTAGGGGVGMQLCHSPEELADRFDRVARLAASNFGDGRLYIERYVASSRHIEVQIFGDGKGGVVTLGERDCSLQRRHQKVVEEAPAPNLSQSLRRYVHDAAIALARHVNYASAGTVEFVYDVERAEAYFLEMNTRLQVEHPITEELYGVDLVEWMLRQAAGELVLPNQESLVPRGAAIEVRLYAEDAVHDFRPSTGTITAVQWPEGTRVESWVAPGVDVSRYYDPMLAKLITHGESRDIALEKMRAALAETKLWGITNNLSYLDATLSMEAFVAGEVVTSSLSHLAFSPGVVEVIAPGTFTGLQDWPGRLGYWSVGVPPSGPMDDRAHCIVNQIVGNASGAAALECTLTGPTLRFGHDCVIALGGAKMQAMLDGLPVPYWQAIEVRAGQVLSLGEIQGPGMRSYIAVRGGFDAPLYLGARASFALGEFGGPATGILKAGQQLSFAQDFVEGPPAVVSDIPQLTRNWDIAVHYGPHGAPEFFAPDDIDDLFSAEYEVHFNSARTGIRLIGPQPRWTRADGGEAGLHPSNIHDNAYAIGAIDFTGDMPIILGPDGPSLGGFVCPAVVAKDELWKLGQLRPGDKLHFHPVDHVTRKPIKPKSDRLRELPDVVVRRAGDENILVEFGPMAVDFASRLKAHLLMQSLQYEKGLIDCTPGIRSLQIHYNSEVWREDKLLDAISERVAALPSPESVIVPSRIVHLPLSWNDPYTQLAMRKYQELVRPNAPWCPDNIEFIRRINGLSSEAEVQRVLFDASYLVLGLGDVYLGAPVATPLDPRHRLVTTKYNPARTWTPENAVGIGGAYLCVYGMEGPGGYQLVGRTIQMWNRWRKTACFEEPWLLRFFDQIRFFQVSTAELAEAREAFPHGAYPLRIETSTFSLAAHREFLSTHADSITAFKYCQQKAFEIERQRWCDDGLDILVANGAAADSDEAIPVGATPVYASTAGSVWKLETAPGAHVAAGTTILITETMKMEIAVTAPCSGKLLQLRCQPGQVVQAGQLLALIGVT
- a CDS encoding DUF5597 domain-containing protein, whose protein sequence is MRTIVSAAALGAMVASGAVAAEAPRIVQKDGRHALLVDGKPFLMLGGQIHNSSAWPVELGQVWESAAALHANTVEAPIYWEQFEPQQGHFDTTNIDALIKGARAHNLHLVLLWFGTWKNGNMHYVPSWVKEDSKRFPRTIRPDGEPLDVLSPLGRNTLAADKAAFVALMNHLKKVDGDEHTVLVVQVENESGNIGSVRDNSPEANALFASQVPADLLAAAHKSAGTWKEVFGSEADETFQVYYQAKYINEIAAAGKAVFNIPYSINVWVSYPPNALAQRAVEQPGIGYPSGGAVQKMVGLWKALAPSIDVIGPDIYGDGRDFVENLLQTYARPDNPLMIPEIGRSDNFAKIFYKALGHGAIGFAPFGIDRTGWNILGDEAWPAHARNFRLFAPMSREVAKLEFEGKVKTAVEEPGKPTQEIDFGEWQATVAYGYPQRDGETPPGTKDHHGAAFIAQLGPDEFLVTGLDASVIFHLKDKKPWMRSQFVTVEQGSFEKGVWKPVRLWNGDETDRGLCFHQDVEVVRVKMQKF
- a CDS encoding EF-hand domain-containing protein; amino-acid sequence: MRTKLLGAAALSVLALVLSACGGGGERMPVHVGEEWHGPILILRRYAGPDGYLTRKQLEEGLRKDFDAADLNHDGVLQPDEARVVNQARWKEDQSAISPLQDWNGDGVIDFNEFAATARALFNQVDRDGNGVLTPQELRISGKDGTKTGPDDAPQDGKQGAPEREHRRGGHGTAG